In Artemia franciscana chromosome 4, ASM3288406v1, whole genome shotgun sequence, a single window of DNA contains:
- the LOC136025622 gene encoding cullin-5-like, translating to MSACFINEYAQMLKDIKVPCSLNDQLNEMVTTGTFEMKVLNAFVPSPNLSQIAEELKPPSPLSLPPELRRALSKAKDIYPRSIGNTGKELHHLHRLSVAIIHFTNETGEYYLKVTHFQMAVLYAWDETKDKISFETLLSITGLTDADLRNTLWSLVGLPKRKQQVLSYSPTCQSQEDFTYSSNFWINENFALIRNGKVQNFGIVNLIGRVVLVTEEEKDELLKAIMEQRATIVQEAIKTILKTREWSMPFSQLQADVIGLLKYQFTPTSEFIKHQLKWLIKHKYVRRKYVRKPCFPLH from the coding sequence ATGTCTGCATGTTTTATAAATGAGTATGCCCAGATGTTAAAAGACATCAAAGTTCCTTGCTCTTTGAATGACCAATTAAATGAAATGGTTACCACCGGTACATTCGAAATGAAAGTGTTAAATGCATTTGTACCAAGTCCAAATCTGTCGCAGATCGCCGAAGAATTGAAACCTCCCAGTCCTCTATCTTTACCACCCGAACTAAGAAGAGCTCTATCTAAAGCAAAAGATATTTATCCCAGAAGTATTGGGAATACTGGGAAAGAACTCCATCATTTGCATCGATTGTCGGTTGCAATTATCCATTTTACTAATGAAACTGGCGAGTATTACTTGAAGGTAACTCATTTTCAAATGGCAGTGCTATATGCTTGGGATGAAACGAAAGATAAAATATCATTTGAAACTTTGCTATCTATAACAGGATTGACTGATGCTGACTTGCGGAACACTTTATGGTCACTCGTGGGGCTTCCAAAACGAAAGCAGCAAGTGCTATCATATTCTCCAACGTGCCAAAGTCAGGAAGACTTCACCTATTCTAGCAATTTTTGGATCAATGAGAATTTTGCTCTTATCAGAAATGGGAAGGTTCAGAACTTTGGCATAGTGAATTTAATTGGGCGAGTAGTGTTAGTGACAGAAGAAGAGAAAGATGAACTACTTAAGGCAATTATGGAGCAGAGAGCTACTATAGTACAGGAGGCCATTAagacgattttgaaaactaGGGAGTGGAGTATGCCTTTCAGTCAATTACAAGCAGATGTTATTGGACTTTTGAAGTATCAGTTTACACCAACAAGCGAATTTATCAAACATCAACTTAAGTGgcttattaaacataaatatgTCAGGAGGAAATATGTCAGGAAACCATGCTTTCCATTACATTAA